One segment of Odontesthes bonariensis isolate fOdoBon6 chromosome 1, fOdoBon6.hap1, whole genome shotgun sequence DNA contains the following:
- the zrsr2 gene encoding U2 small nuclear ribonucleoprotein auxiliary factor 35 kDa subunit-related protein 2, whose amino-acid sequence MAASSPAPISAPVLSHKQRRAALRKDRRKRKRQALANARDCELENGDEEEEEIIVGDSEDNNDAAEEERLRLHEVWLERERLAQEEFRLRSEREEAARKKKEEEERMIKEEWESQQRREKEEKEQRQQEKRDREEAVQKMLDEAENQLENGGPWMNPEAPVTANAENFGTERDVANCPFFLKTGACRFGERCSRKHVYPTASPTLMVRGMFRTFGMEELRRDDYDMDACLEHSEEELQESFLEFYDDVLPEFKNVGRVLQFKVCCNYEPHLRGNVYIQFETEEQCKEALIKFNGRWYAGRQLHCEICPVTRWKNAICGLFDRRKCPKGKHCNFLHVFRNPGNEFWEADRDLCLSPDRSVRGSRREGWHSERYRDRSWRQRRYSRSPERRSERSHSSREEKRRRSQSRDRRDSHQHRGDSRSSRSRYSDSRTDGRRSRSKERSRSRSRDVAQHRLRIGSRDKDWEHKNRNRSEERDDTDEDTRREGREKSRSTSREKRMKHSREKSPKKSDKSKKMSTDDTNTHRRHKHSKKSKKSKKKHKKKSHVPDVTTSSGESEKEKESEEEPVDRPSTQSPREDLKNTEMTQEKCVENDLSPEVKREQANVEITGELTGNGETDLS is encoded by the exons ATGGCAGCTTCCAGTCCTGCTCCGATTTCTGCTCCTGTATTAAG CCATAAGCAGCGCAGGGCTGCTCTGAGGAAAGATAGAAGGAAACGGAAACGCCAAGCTCTCGCTAACGCCAGAGACTGTG AACTTGAAAATGgagatgaggaagaggaagaaataaTTGTTGGAGACAGTGAGGATAATAATGATGCTGCTGAGGAAGAACG GCTGCGGCTGCATGAAGTGTGGCTGGAAAGAGAGAGGCTGGCCCAGGAGGAGTTTCGGTTGAGGTCAGAGAGGGAGGAAGCtgcgaggaaaaaaaaagaggaggaggag cGGATGATAAAGGAGGAATGGGAGTCCCAgcagaggagagaaaaagaggagaaagagcAGAGGCAGCAGGAGAAGCGGGACAGAGAG GAGGCTGTTCAGAAAATGTTGGATGAAGCTGAAAATCAG CTAGAGAATGGAGGACCGTGGATGAACCCAGAGGCTCCTGTGACCGCTAATGCAGAAAACTTCGGAACGGAGCGCGACGTAGCCAACTGTCCGTTCTTCCTTAAGACTGGGGCATGTAGATTTGGAGAAAG GTGTTCTCGGAAGCACGTTTATCCCACAGCCAGCCCCACTCTGATGGTCCGCGGTATGTTCAGAACGTTTGGAATGGAGGAGTTGCGGCGGGATGATTATGACATGGATGCTTGTTTGGAGCACAGCgaggaggagctgcaggagtCCTTCCTCGAGTTCTACGACGATGTTCTGCCGGAGTTCAAAAATGTTGGCAGGGTGCTGCAGTTCAAG GTCTGCTGCAATTACGAACCACACCTGAGGGGAAACGTTTACATTCAGTTTGAGAC GGAGGAGCAGTGCAAAGAGGCCCTCATCAAGTTCAATGGGAGGTGGTACGCAGGCCGGCAGCTACACTGTGAGATATGTCCCGTTACGCGGTGGAAGAATGCAATATGTG GACTGTTTGACAGAAGAAAGTGCCCCAAAGGGAAACACTGTAACTTCCTGCATGTATTTCGAAACCCTGGAAATGAATTCTGGGAGGCCGACAGGGATTTGTGTCTCTCCCCTGATCGCAGCGTCAGGGGGAGTCGTAGAGAGGGGTGGCATTCAGAACGGTACAGAGACCGATCGTGGAGGCAGCGTCGCTACAGCAGAAGCCCAGAGAGGAGATCAGAGCGGTCTCACAGCAGCCgagaggagaagagaaggagaagCCAGAGCAGAGACAGGAGGGACTCCCACCAGCATAGAGGAGACAGTCGGTCGTCCAGATCCCGATACAGCGACAGCCGGACGGACGGACGCCGAAGCAGAAGTAAAGAAAGATCGAGGAGCAGAAGTAGAGATGTAGCGCAACACAGGCTGAGAATCGGAAGTAGAGATAAAGACTGGGAGCATAAAAATAGGAACAGAAGTGAAGAAAGAGACGATACAGATGAGGACACTCGCAGAGAAGGGAGAGAGAAGTCCAGAAGCACGAGTAGAGAGAAAAGAATGAAGCACAGTAGAGAAAAAAGCCCCAAGAAGTCAGATAAAAGTAAGAAAATGTCTACTGACGATACGAACACACACCGACGCCACAAACACTCCAAAAAGAGCAAGAAGAGCAAGAAGAAACATAAGAAGAAAAGCCACGTGCCTGATGTGACAACTTCATCTGGAGAGTcagaaaaggagaaagagtcgGAGGAAGAGCCTGTGGATCGTCCCTCGACACAAAGTCCCAGAGAAGACTTGAAAAATACTGAGATGACTCAGGAAAAATGTGTAGAGAATGATTTAAGTCCAGAGGTGAAAAGAGAACAGGCCAATGTCGAAATCACTGGTGAGCTGACTGGAAACGGCGAAACGGACTTATCTTAG
- the LOC142397272 gene encoding AP-1 complex subunit sigma-2-like codes for MQFMLLFSRQGKLRLQKWYVPLSDKERKKISRDLVQTILSRKPKMCSFLEWRDLKIVYKRYASLYFCCAVEDQDNELITLEIIHRYVELLDKYFGSVCELDIIFNFEKAYFILDEFLLGGEAQETSKKNVLKAIEQADLLQEEAEAPRSVLEEIGLT; via the exons ATGCAGTTCATGTTGCTGTTCAGCCGGCAGGGAAAGCTGCGGTTACAGAAATGGTATGTTCCTCTGTCTGACAAGGAGAGAAAGAAGATTTCCAGAGACCTGGTTCAAACCATACTGTCCCGGAAGCCCAAGATGTGCAGCTTCTTGGAGTGGAGGGACCTCAAGATTGTGTACAAAAG ATATGCCAGCCTCTACTTCTGCTGCGCAGTTGAGGATCAAGACAATGAGTTGATCACTCTGGAGATCATCCATCGATACGTGGAACTGCTGGACAAATATTTTGGCAGC GTGTGCGAGCTGGATATCATCTTCAACTTTGAGAAGGCCTACTTTATCCTTGATGAATTCCTGCTGGGCGGAGAGGCCCAGGAAACATCCAAGAAGAATGTGCTGAAGGCCATCGAGCAGGCCGACCTGCTGCAGGAG GAGGCCGAAGCACCACGGAGTGTCTTAGAGGAAATTGGGCTGACATAG